One Phycisphaerae bacterium RAS2 DNA window includes the following coding sequences:
- a CDS encoding outer membrane biogenesis protein BamB: MRPGRFGVIGAVLLVKLVAFLAGPAVAAGQWPQIGGQGRDFHCEHVELRTDWPKSGLKVVWSHAFGEGYSGIVLEGGRLVSMLRDGDEEIVACLDAETGRTLWSHRYHDPVDTSQFAARYGFGPRSTPLIVNKLVFTIGFNGILHCLDLKTGQVKWTVDLVKQFKAALPRWGYANSPIAFGERIILPVGGPGAALVSFDQANGRVVWRRHDFENSYGSPIVVEVDGLRHMVCLMAREVIGFDPADGRLLWRHPHEGQWLNNIPNPVVCRDNTLLVTSEGDAGTRLLKLNRVKDHIAVREMWWTRKFRVVHRNVVRIEDVAYGSSGDFGPTAFSAIDVRTGEVRWQDRTLRRCGILRVRDKLLLMEESGELILAAPGADGMTAHARANVLDEPAWTIPTLVGKRLYLRDRRSVKCVLLP, from the coding sequence ATGCGGCCGGGGCGATTTGGTGTAATTGGCGCGGTGTTACTGGTCAAGCTTGTTGCGTTTCTGGCAGGGCCAGCGGTTGCCGCCGGGCAATGGCCACAGATTGGCGGGCAGGGGCGGGACTTCCATTGCGAGCATGTTGAACTTCGAACCGATTGGCCCAAGTCCGGGTTGAAGGTCGTCTGGTCGCACGCGTTTGGTGAGGGATACTCGGGCATCGTCCTCGAAGGCGGGCGGCTCGTGTCGATGTTGCGCGACGGCGATGAGGAAATAGTCGCCTGCCTCGATGCCGAAACCGGACGCACACTCTGGAGTCATCGTTATCACGATCCGGTTGATACGTCGCAATTCGCGGCTCGCTATGGTTTTGGGCCGCGCTCCACTCCGCTAATCGTCAACAAGCTCGTCTTCACCATTGGTTTCAACGGAATACTGCACTGTCTCGATCTGAAAACCGGGCAGGTCAAATGGACGGTCGATCTGGTCAAACAATTCAAGGCCGCGTTGCCACGATGGGGTTACGCCAACAGTCCCATCGCATTCGGCGAGAGAATAATTCTCCCGGTAGGCGGGCCGGGCGCTGCGCTGGTTTCGTTCGATCAGGCAAACGGTCGCGTGGTCTGGCGTCGGCACGACTTTGAGAACAGCTACGGCTCGCCCATCGTTGTGGAAGTAGACGGCCTGCGGCACATGGTGTGTCTGATGGCGAGGGAGGTCATCGGCTTCGACCCGGCGGACGGCCGGCTGCTTTGGCGACATCCGCACGAGGGGCAATGGCTAAACAACATTCCGAATCCAGTCGTGTGCAGGGACAACACGCTGCTCGTGACCTCGGAAGGTGACGCAGGCACGCGGCTGCTCAAGTTGAACCGAGTGAAGGATCACATTGCCGTGCGGGAGATGTGGTGGACGCGAAAGTTTCGTGTGGTGCATCGTAATGTTGTGCGGATTGAGGATGTTGCGTATGGCTCCAGCGGGGATTTCGGTCCAACCGCATTCTCGGCAATTGATGTGCGAACCGGTGAAGTGCGCTGGCAGGATCGGACGCTTCGGCGCTGCGGGATTCTTCGCGTGCGCGACAAACTTCTATTGATGGAGGAATCGGGCGAGTTGATTCTTGCGGCGCCTGGCGCAGACGGAATGACGGCTCATGCCCGGGCGAACGTGTTGGACGAACCCGCGTGGACAATACCGACGCTTGTTGGAAAGCGCCTGTATCTGCGAGACCGTCGTAGCGTGAAGTGTGTGTTGCTTCCGTAA
- a CDS encoding N-carbamoyl-D-amino acid hydrolase: MPRIVRGGLIQATLSEPGTSPIEKIKKSMIDKHVGLIESAAKQGAQVVCLQELFYGPYFCCDQDTKWYSLVEKIPDGPTVKLMCDLAKRLKIVLVVPMYEEDLPGVYYNSAAVIDADGKYLGKYRKMHIPHVAPGFWEKFFFRPGNLGYPVFDTAVGKVGVYICYDRHFPDGARCLGLNGAEIVFNPSATVAGLSEYLWKLEQPAHAVANQYFVGAINRPGVEEPWRIGEFYGQSYFCDPRGQMLAVGKRVEDDVVIADLNLDLIREVRNTWQFFRDRRPESYGEIVRL, encoded by the coding sequence ATGCCACGCATCGTTCGAGGCGGATTGATTCAGGCGACGCTGTCCGAGCCGGGCACCAGCCCCATCGAGAAGATCAAAAAATCGATGATCGACAAGCACGTCGGCTTGATTGAGAGCGCCGCCAAGCAGGGCGCGCAGGTCGTCTGCTTGCAGGAGCTGTTTTACGGGCCGTATTTCTGCTGCGATCAGGACACGAAGTGGTACAGCCTCGTGGAGAAGATTCCCGACGGGCCGACCGTGAAGCTGATGTGCGATCTGGCGAAGCGGCTGAAGATCGTGCTGGTCGTTCCGATGTACGAGGAGGACCTGCCCGGGGTGTATTACAACTCGGCCGCCGTGATCGACGCCGACGGCAAGTACCTCGGCAAGTATCGCAAGATGCATATTCCGCACGTCGCGCCGGGATTCTGGGAGAAATTCTTCTTCCGGCCGGGCAATCTGGGCTACCCGGTGTTTGATACGGCCGTCGGCAAGGTGGGCGTGTACATCTGTTACGATCGTCATTTTCCGGATGGGGCGCGGTGCCTGGGTTTGAACGGGGCGGAGATCGTGTTCAATCCGTCGGCGACGGTGGCGGGGTTGAGTGAGTATCTGTGGAAGCTGGAGCAGCCGGCCCACGCGGTGGCGAATCAGTATTTTGTCGGCGCGATCAACCGGCCGGGCGTGGAGGAGCCGTGGCGGATCGGGGAGTTCTACGGGCAGAGTTACTTCTGCGACCCGCGCGGGCAAATGCTGGCGGTGGGCAAGCGCGTGGAGGATGACGTGGTGATCGCGGATTTGAATCTCGATCTGATTCGCGAGGTGCGGAACACGTGGCAGTTCTTCCGCGACCGCCGGCCGGAAAGCTATGGGGAGATTGTGCGGTTGTAG
- a CDS encoding Tetratricopeptide repeat protein, producing the protein MIKILRSIGLLSLWLLAVSCTEPQSHGISSLNRSQQPAKPECTSLLGNPLFANPPGNMDHLLGDLADAESFAAQQPDNPDGRIWIGRRLGYLWRMNDAIAVFTEGARRWPDDARFLRHRGHRYIAIRRFDDAIADLEAAAKLIDGRADAVEPDGMPNEKNIPLTTTGFNVWYHLALARYLKGDFEGSLAGWRRAKDFGRGFDDNKVALADWEYMTLRRLGRAAEAAAVIAPIHAKMNIIENHAYLRRVLMYKGELKPDDLLSDRDARPLDVATQGYGVGNWHLYNGETEKARAIFQRVVDGPYWPAFGHIAAEADLARMH; encoded by the coding sequence ATGATCAAGATCCTTCGCTCTATCGGCCTCCTTTCCCTGTGGCTCCTCGCCGTTTCCTGCACCGAGCCGCAATCGCATGGCATCTCGTCGCTCAACCGCTCGCAGCAGCCCGCCAAGCCCGAATGCACCTCGCTGCTCGGCAATCCCCTCTTCGCCAACCCCCCGGGCAACATGGACCATCTCCTCGGCGATCTCGCCGACGCCGAATCCTTCGCCGCCCAACAACCCGACAATCCCGACGGCCGAATCTGGATCGGCCGCCGACTCGGCTACCTCTGGCGCATGAACGACGCCATCGCTGTCTTCACCGAGGGCGCCCGCCGCTGGCCGGACGACGCCCGGTTCCTGCGCCATCGGGGCCACCGATATATCGCCATCCGTCGCTTTGATGACGCCATCGCCGATCTGGAAGCCGCCGCGAAGCTGATCGACGGCCGCGCCGACGCCGTCGAGCCGGACGGCATGCCCAACGAGAAGAACATCCCGCTAACCACGACCGGCTTCAACGTGTGGTACCACCTCGCCCTGGCGCGATACCTCAAGGGCGACTTCGAGGGATCGCTGGCCGGCTGGCGGCGGGCGAAGGACTTCGGCCGCGGCTTTGATGACAACAAAGTGGCACTCGCCGACTGGGAATACATGACCCTGCGGCGGCTGGGCCGCGCGGCCGAGGCGGCCGCCGTGATCGCGCCGATCCACGCGAAGATGAACATCATTGAGAACCACGCCTACCTGCGCCGCGTACTGATGTACAAGGGCGAGTTGAAGCCCGATGACCTGTTGAGCGATCGCGACGCCCGCCCGCTCGATGTCGCCACACAGGGCTACGGCGTCGGAAACTGGCACCTCTACAACGGCGAAACGGAGAAGGCCCGCGCGATCTTCCAGCGCGTCGTCGACGGCCCATACTGGCCCGCCTTCGGCCACATCGCCGCCGAGGCCGACCTGGCCCGGATGCACTGA